One window from the genome of Magnolia sinica isolate HGM2019 chromosome 4, MsV1, whole genome shotgun sequence encodes:
- the LOC131242565 gene encoding purine permease 1-like yields the protein MAMNIEGIEKMEQGVSESSSPKEIQKQTVKWWLIALNCTLTGVGTICGPLLLRLYYLHGGSRKWLTSSLQTAGFPILLIPLSIVYMRERARGMKFLLEPKLFISSVVIGLLMGLDNFMYSMGSSFLPVSTSSLLFATQLAFTAFFAFIIVKQKFTAYTINAVVLMTLGSVLLGLRNSGDRPANVTNGEYLLGFIMTLGASALLGFAYPCIELSYAKARKAITYPVVMQFQFCTTMSATIFCAIGMIINKDFQAISREAAEYELGEAKYYVVLFGIAAGFQMIFVGTLGLVFCISSLFAGILSATLLPFTEIAGVIFFKEKFTGEKGMALALCLWGFASYFYGSYKLNKKQATQEEEESK from the exons ATGGCCATGAACATTGAGGGCATTGAGAAGATGGAGCAAGGAGTTTCAGAATCCTCATCACCGAAGGAAATTCAAAAACAAACTGTCAAATGGTGGCTCATTGCCCTCAACTGCACTCTCACCGGAGTAGGGACCATCTGCGGCCCACTGCTTCTACGGCTTTACTACCTCCACGGTGGGAGTAGGAAATGGCTAACAAGCTCGCTGCAGACAGCTGGTTTCCCCATCCTCCTCATCCCGCTCTCCATTGTCTACATGCGGGAACGGGCTCGCGGGATGAAATTCCTGCTGGAGCCCAAGCTCTTTATATCGAGTGTGGTGATCGGACTCCTCATGGGTCTCGATAACTTCATGTATTCGATGGGTTCTTCATTCCTTCCTGTCTCCACATCCTCTCTACTCTTCGCCACTCAGCTCGCTTTCACCGCGTTCTTTGCTTTCATCATCGTGAAGCAGAAATTCACTGCCTATACCATCAACGCCGTGGTGTTGATGACTCTCGGGTCGGTGTTGCTTGGGCTTCGCAACAGCGGTGATCGTCCTGCGAATGTAACCAACGGGGAGTATTTGCTAGGTTTCATAATGACTCTGGGGGCCTCCGCGTTGCTGGGATTCGCATATCCATGCATCGAGCTCTCGTATGCCAAGGCACGGAAAGCCATCACTTATCCGGTAGTGATGCAGTTTCAGTTCTGCACGACCATGTCTGCCACCATTTTCTGCGCGATTGGGATGATTATTAACAAGGATTTCCAG GCCATTTCAAGGGAGGCGGCAGAGTATGAACTTGGGGAGGCCAAGTACTATGTGGTGCTGTTTGGGATTGCTGCTGGGTTTCAGATGATATTCGTGGGAACTCTCGGCCTCGTCTTCTGCATTTCATCTCTTTTCGCTGGAATCCTTAGTGCCACTCTCCTCCCTTTCACGGAGATAGCAGGGGTCATTTTTTTCAAAGAGAAGTTCACTGGAGAGAAGGGAATGGCCCTGGCTCTCTGCCTTTGGGGCTTCGCCTCTTACTTCTACGGTTCTTACAAGTTGAACAAGAAGCAAGCaacccaagaagaagaagaatccaaGTAG